A window from Lactiplantibacillus pentosus encodes these proteins:
- a CDS encoding zinc-dependent alcohol dehydrogenase family protein codes for MKTAVFVEPGKVEARELPKATIKQPTDAVLRIVRACVCGSDLWWFRGISDRKHPSAVGHEAIGVVESVGDEVTHVKPGDFVIAPFTHGCGHCAACLAGFEGNCLNNHPDEMVGYQGEYLRFTNADWSLVKVPGQPSDYTDARLNDLLTLSDVMATGYHAAATAEVKQGDTVVVMGDGAVGLCGVISAKLRGASRIIAMSRHADRQALAKEFGATDIIAERGDEAVKKVFELTDGKGADAVLECVGTEQSVDTAVKVGRPGAVVGRVGVPQKAEMNTNDLFWRNIGLRGGIASVTTYDREVLLDAVLNGQIHPGKVFTKRFDLDHVQAAYEAMDKREAIKSLLIIAD; via the coding sequence ATGAAAACAGCAGTATTTGTTGAACCAGGAAAAGTTGAAGCACGCGAATTGCCAAAGGCGACCATTAAACAACCCACAGACGCCGTTTTACGGATCGTTCGGGCGTGTGTCTGTGGATCAGATTTGTGGTGGTTCCGCGGGATCTCAGATCGTAAGCACCCGTCAGCGGTCGGCCATGAAGCCATCGGGGTGGTTGAATCTGTCGGCGATGAAGTGACCCATGTCAAACCAGGTGATTTTGTTATTGCACCGTTTACGCATGGTTGTGGGCATTGTGCCGCTTGTTTGGCCGGTTTTGAAGGTAACTGTCTCAACAATCATCCCGATGAAATGGTTGGCTATCAGGGTGAATATTTACGTTTCACCAATGCGGACTGGTCACTGGTTAAAGTACCTGGCCAACCAAGTGATTACACCGACGCGCGGTTAAATGATCTACTGACGCTATCAGATGTCATGGCGACTGGTTACCACGCGGCTGCAACGGCTGAAGTTAAACAAGGTGATACGGTCGTTGTCATGGGTGATGGGGCAGTCGGCCTTTGCGGTGTCATTTCTGCCAAGTTGCGTGGTGCGAGTCGCATTATTGCCATGAGTCGCCATGCGGATCGGCAAGCCCTCGCTAAAGAATTTGGTGCGACTGACATTATTGCTGAACGGGGCGACGAAGCAGTTAAAAAAGTCTTTGAATTGACTGATGGCAAGGGGGCTGACGCAGTATTGGAATGTGTCGGTACTGAACAATCGGTCGATACTGCAGTGAAGGTTGGCCGTCCGGGTGCCGTTGTTGGTCGAGTCGGCGTCCCACAGAAGGCAGAAATGAACACCAACGACTTATTCTGGCGCAATATTGGTCTACGTGGCGGGATTGCCTCAGTCACCACCTATGATCGTGAAGTCCTATTAGATGCTGTTTTGAATGGTCAGATTCATCCCGGTAAGGTCTTTACAAAACGATTTGACCTCGACCATGTTCAAGCAGCCTATGAAGCCATGGACAAACGTGAAGCCATCAAATCGTTATTAATTATTGCAGATTAA
- a CDS encoding NAD(P)H-binding protein gives MKNVLILGANGQIARIVEQRLLGEQSDVHLTLFLRQKSRLANLADNSRVTLIDGNMTDYQAVKAAMHGQDIVYIAAVDHTPDNVITRNVIKASREQGVQRIIESSLLGLYNEVPGEYGRWNYQMVKSGLPAAIHADELLAQSGIAYTTLRFPWLNDRDEIKYQLTHRNEPYVGVSGSRQSMADVIVKIIADPTFLANDSVGIADAATQGETRPVY, from the coding sequence TTGAAAAACGTCTTAATCTTAGGTGCCAACGGACAAATCGCCCGAATCGTTGAACAACGCCTTTTAGGGGAGCAATCCGATGTCCATTTGACATTGTTTCTGCGTCAAAAATCACGACTTGCAAACCTAGCTGACAATTCGCGGGTAACCCTAATCGATGGTAATATGACCGATTATCAGGCCGTCAAAGCCGCTATGCACGGGCAAGATATCGTTTACATTGCGGCGGTGGATCACACACCTGATAACGTCATCACGCGTAATGTCATCAAAGCCAGTCGAGAACAGGGGGTTCAACGGATCATTGAATCGAGTCTATTAGGACTTTACAATGAAGTGCCCGGTGAATATGGCCGTTGGAATTATCAAATGGTCAAAAGTGGCCTACCAGCTGCTATTCACGCTGATGAATTACTAGCGCAGTCTGGAATTGCCTATACAACGTTGCGCTTTCCATGGTTAAACGACCGTGACGAAATCAAGTATCAGCTGACTCACCGCAACGAACCGTATGTCGGCGTCTCTGGCTCGCGTCAAAGTATGGCCGACGTGATTGTCAAAATCATCGCAGATCCGACATTTTTAGCAAATGACAGCGTCGGGATTGCAGATGCTGCCACGCAGGGTGAAACTCGCCCAGTTTACTAA
- a CDS encoding flavodoxin family protein gives MQQHSLGPILGHIAGKPVHANQVTRKGARWDSGRMTPSDGQDTTSQGVARRITEKAHQIVIYWSRSGATELLASKIANLTNSDVCQITLTNPYPADYLETRTRANRERDTGLTPDLNMQLPDLTQYETVYLGFQTWAMTLSQPLKAFLEAYGNELSGKRIMPFETNGGYGIGNCLDVMSQLLQISGATNYTIERPLTIAGNQVDVADTAVREWCD, from the coding sequence ATGCAACAGCACTCATTAGGTCCAATTTTGGGTCATATTGCCGGTAAACCTGTGCATGCCAATCAAGTCACACGCAAGGGCGCACGCTGGGATAGTGGGCGCATGACCCCATCTGATGGTCAAGATACGACTAGTCAGGGTGTCGCTCGCCGAATCACTGAGAAAGCACATCAAATCGTCATTTATTGGTCGCGTTCAGGTGCAACCGAATTGCTAGCCAGTAAAATTGCTAATTTGACCAACAGCGATGTCTGCCAAATTACGCTCACAAATCCGTATCCAGCTGATTATCTAGAAACCAGAACCCGCGCTAATCGTGAACGTGATACGGGTTTGACACCAGATTTGAACATGCAATTACCAGACCTGACGCAATATGAGACGGTTTATTTGGGCTTTCAAACCTGGGCCATGACACTGAGCCAACCACTTAAAGCATTCTTGGAAGCTTACGGAAACGAACTATCAGGCAAACGTATCATGCCATTTGAAACGAATGGCGGCTATGGCATTGGCAACTGCCTTGATGTGATGTCTCAGTTGCTACAAATCAGTGGCGCGACCAATTATACGATTGAACGACCACTAACGATTGCCGGTAATCAAGTTGATGTTGCTGACACAGCTGTTCGTGAATGGTGCGATTGA
- a CDS encoding phage integrase N-terminal SAM-like domain-containing protein: protein MTAKFPYARSFIASLQTAGKQASTIEQYELTLADFFNYEQHFNETFAKDQLLADLTENDIRTYLEMLREQRQFKPSTLNKALSNLNGYFSYLFAHRIITTLPTFAIKGQPLLNQPTTTTWPELLPQWLANEDLHPYTRLFLLLTYKGYTATEMLTPGFYQDFKQLQFTVDEHRFIMTLQTYLQPLQAQSGSLDLFLKKRQRGNDPHITLAALHKYLAGDGQRLGVPLKPVTLRQDFILWYLNQHRTTEPTQIMTRLRLDATSLEYYQNLLRQRDLRTLQAKRTT from the coding sequence ATGACTGCTAAATTTCCGTATGCCCGTAGCTTTATTGCTTCCTTACAAACTGCTGGCAAACAAGCTAGTACGATTGAACAATATGAATTGACGCTCGCAGACTTTTTTAATTATGAACAACATTTCAACGAGACTTTCGCTAAAGATCAGTTACTCGCTGACTTAACTGAAAATGATATTCGCACCTATTTGGAAATGCTACGTGAGCAACGCCAATTCAAACCGTCAACCTTGAACAAAGCGCTTTCAAATCTAAATGGTTACTTTAGCTATTTATTTGCCCATCGAATTATTACAACGCTACCGACGTTTGCAATCAAAGGACAACCCTTACTAAACCAACCGACAACCACCACGTGGCCAGAGTTACTCCCACAATGGTTGGCAAACGAAGACCTGCACCCGTATACGCGCTTATTTTTATTGCTAACTTACAAGGGTTATACTGCCACCGAAATGCTGACGCCTGGGTTCTATCAGGATTTTAAACAGCTTCAGTTTACCGTTGACGAACACCGCTTTATCATGACGTTACAAACCTATTTACAACCTTTACAAGCACAAAGCGGCAGCCTAGATTTGTTCTTAAAGAAGCGTCAACGTGGCAATGATCCACACATCACTTTGGCGGCGTTGCACAAGTATTTAGCCGGCGACGGCCAGCGCTTAGGCGTGCCACTGAAGCCCGTGACGCTCCGTCAAGACTTTATCCTGTGGTATTTAAACCAGCATCGGACGACTGAACCCACCCAAATTATGACACGCTTACGCTTAGACGCAACCAGCCTCGAATATTACCAAAATTTGCTCAGACAACGTGATTTGCGGACCTTACAAGCTAAACGAACCACCTGA
- a CDS encoding YozE family protein — protein sequence MTFYRWLEPFIEQNGPFAPAASYAHSDFDFPMTSNVHELSDYITYLNIRDSVKQSFYSALDAYQAK from the coding sequence ATGACATTTTACCGTTGGCTGGAACCGTTCATTGAACAAAACGGACCGTTCGCTCCAGCTGCTTCTTACGCCCATTCTGATTTTGATTTTCCAATGACGAGTAATGTTCACGAATTATCTGATTATATTACTTATTTGAATATTCGCGACTCTGTCAAACAATCCTTTTATTCAGCGCTCGATGCTTATCAAGCTAAATAA
- the msrA gene encoding peptide-methionine (S)-S-oxide reductase MsrA: MTDTAIFAGGCFWCMVKPFDQQPGIKSVISGYTGGHVANPTYEQVASHTTGHTEAVEITFDPEIISYAQLVEIYWRQTDPTDASGQFQDRGDSYRPVIFVNSEEQRKVATASRDALAASGKFAEPIVTTIEDAKPFYPAEEEHQDFYRRNPFRYQIEEMGGREAFIKEHWQD, translated from the coding sequence ATGACAGATACTGCAATTTTTGCTGGCGGTTGTTTCTGGTGCATGGTCAAACCATTTGATCAACAGCCTGGAATCAAGTCCGTAATTTCTGGATATACAGGTGGTCACGTTGCTAATCCGACCTATGAACAAGTTGCCAGCCATACGACTGGTCATACTGAGGCGGTCGAAATCACCTTTGATCCTGAAATTATTAGCTATGCGCAATTGGTTGAAATTTATTGGCGCCAAACAGATCCGACTGACGCCTCTGGTCAATTCCAAGACCGCGGTGATAGCTATCGGCCCGTCATTTTTGTGAATAGTGAGGAACAACGGAAGGTCGCCACGGCTTCACGTGACGCATTGGCAGCCAGCGGTAAATTCGCTGAGCCAATCGTAACGACGATTGAAGACGCCAAGCCATTTTATCCAGCAGAGGAAGAACATCAAGACTTCTATCGTCGCAATCCATTTCGTTATCAGATTGAAGAAATGGGCGGCCGTGAAGCCTTTATTAAGGAACACTGGCAAGACTAG
- the msrB gene encoding peptide-methionine (R)-S-oxide reductase MsrB, with product MTKQQDELRQRLTPEQYAVTQEAATERPFSGEYDDFYQDGIYVDVVSGQALFSSRDKYDAGCGWPSFTKPIEPANLNEHYDDSFGMHRTEVTSAQAKSHLGHVFPDGPRDQGGLRYCINSAALKFIPVDELEAAGYGQYRQLFK from the coding sequence ATGACTAAGCAGCAAGATGAGTTACGGCAACGCCTAACACCTGAACAATATGCAGTCACTCAAGAGGCAGCAACTGAACGACCTTTTAGTGGTGAATATGATGATTTTTATCAAGACGGCATCTATGTTGATGTTGTAAGCGGTCAGGCATTATTCAGTTCGCGCGATAAATATGATGCTGGCTGTGGTTGGCCGTCCTTCACGAAGCCAATTGAACCGGCTAATCTCAACGAACATTACGATGATTCGTTCGGCATGCATCGGACCGAAGTGACTAGTGCGCAGGCGAAATCGCATTTAGGGCACGTCTTCCCAGATGGTCCGCGTGACCAGGGTGGACTGCGCTACTGCATCAATTCAGCCGCACTAAAATTCATTCCAGTTGATGAATTAGAAGCCGCGGGTTACGGTCAGTACCGGCAGTTATTTAAATAA
- a CDS encoding manganese-dependent inorganic pyrophosphatase, translated as MSKELIFGHQNPDTDAIVAAKAFSYFENKMGADTEAVALGEPNEETQFVLDHFDEPALRVITKASDEVDSVMLVDHNEPQQSVSDIADVTVSHVVDHHRIAGFETAQPLFYRAEPLGCCSTVIYKLFQENDIEIPAKLAGLMLSAIISDTLLLKSPTTTETDVAVVKDLAKIADIDYETYGLEMLKAGTNLDSKSEKELIDADAKSFEMAGSTVRVAQINTVDLDDVFKRQAALEDAAKAENASDGYDLFLILATNILDSNSELLVVGGPTEPVEKAFGKTIANNRLSLPGVVSRKKQVVPQLTDAFNA; from the coding sequence ATGAGTAAGGAATTAATTTTTGGACACCAAAATCCTGATACCGACGCAATTGTGGCGGCAAAGGCATTCTCATATTTCGAAAATAAAATGGGTGCGGATACTGAAGCCGTTGCATTGGGCGAACCCAATGAAGAAACCCAATTTGTTTTGGATCACTTTGACGAACCAGCACTGCGGGTCATCACTAAAGCTAGTGACGAAGTTGATAGTGTCATGCTTGTTGACCACAACGAACCACAACAAAGTGTCAGTGATATTGCCGACGTTACGGTGAGTCACGTGGTTGATCATCACCGGATCGCCGGTTTTGAAACCGCACAACCATTATTCTATCGTGCCGAACCACTTGGCTGCTGCAGCACGGTGATCTACAAGTTGTTCCAAGAAAACGACATTGAAATTCCTGCTAAGTTGGCCGGTTTGATGCTTTCTGCCATCATCTCCGACACCTTATTATTGAAGTCACCAACGACGACTGAAACTGATGTTGCCGTGGTTAAGGACTTAGCTAAGATTGCTGATATCGATTATGAAACTTACGGTTTAGAAATGCTTAAGGCTGGGACTAACCTTGATAGCAAGTCAGAAAAAGAATTAATCGATGCCGATGCTAAGTCATTTGAAATGGCTGGTTCAACGGTACGTGTCGCTCAAATCAACACGGTTGATTTAGATGATGTTTTCAAGCGTCAAGCAGCCTTAGAAGATGCTGCTAAAGCTGAAAATGCCAGTGACGGCTATGACTTGTTCTTGATCCTTGCCACTAACATTTTAGATAGCAATTCTGAATTGTTAGTCGTTGGGGGCCCAACAGAACCCGTTGAAAAGGCCTTTGGTAAGACGATTGCCAACAATCGTTTAAGCTTACCAGGTGTCGTTTCACGGAAGAAGCAAGTCGTCCCACAATTAACGGACGCATTCAACGCCTAA
- a CDS encoding LysR family transcriptional regulator, translated as MKTTQESIFSSKTLTYFLQLAETMNYTQAAQILGITQPALTQQIKKLERTVGAPLFYSVGKKLRLSDAGYTMLNATHSIYDVLNKATDEIQQTTSATQGTINIGVLASIEDHVFEDFAIKYYEANPNVIISLHMLTRKEIWERLENNRIDLAVMYLPDESIKNWKPYQSKKIIQDELLFISGDPKLAKKKRIKFKYTTLSPWVTYPENYYLDQVVKESYKNQLADLPTAAARFTTPQQIYRFVAATTNTNTALPNSFMVANPATDKLHTLSFEPAIKFDLNFVFRKDKDQIPRIKNFLDEFDAYLRAEDYISRLQKINQK; from the coding sequence ATGAAGACAACTCAAGAAAGTATTTTCTCCTCGAAAACGTTAACGTATTTCTTGCAATTAGCCGAAACAATGAATTACACACAGGCTGCTCAAATTTTGGGTATTACGCAACCAGCGTTGACGCAACAAATTAAAAAGTTGGAACGCACGGTTGGGGCCCCATTATTCTATTCAGTGGGTAAGAAGTTACGACTCTCTGATGCGGGTTACACCATGTTAAATGCCACACACAGTATTTACGATGTCCTGAACAAAGCGACCGACGAAATTCAACAAACGACCAGTGCCACCCAAGGAACGATTAATATTGGGGTGCTGGCTTCAATTGAAGATCACGTGTTTGAAGACTTTGCAATCAAGTATTATGAAGCCAATCCAAATGTCATTATTTCGCTACACATGTTGACCCGCAAAGAAATTTGGGAACGACTAGAAAATAACCGCATTGATTTGGCCGTCATGTATTTGCCTGACGAAAGCATTAAAAACTGGAAGCCATACCAATCGAAGAAGATTATTCAAGACGAATTGCTCTTCATTTCGGGTGACCCCAAGTTAGCTAAGAAGAAGCGGATCAAGTTCAAGTATACGACGCTCAGTCCATGGGTCACTTATCCAGAGAACTATTATTTAGATCAAGTGGTGAAGGAATCTTACAAGAACCAGCTCGCTGATTTACCAACTGCAGCGGCTCGGTTCACGACACCACAACAGATCTACCGGTTCGTTGCGGCAACGACCAACACGAACACGGCATTACCAAATTCATTCATGGTTGCGAACCCAGCGACAGACAAGTTACACACGCTGTCATTTGAACCAGCAATCAAGTTTGATTTGAACTTCGTCTTCCGTAAAGATAAGGACCAAATTCCACGGATCAAGAACTTCTTGGACGAATTTGATGCTTACTTACGGGCTGAAGATTATATTTCACGGTTACAAAAAATTAATCAAAAATAA
- the parC gene encoding DNA topoisomerase IV subunit A, whose protein sequence is MATEQPKIQELTLEDVMGDRFGRYSKYIIQERALPDIRDGLKPVQRRILYAMNQDGNTFDKAFRKSAKSVGNVMGNFHPHGDSSIYEAMVRLSQDWKLREPLIEMHGNNGSMDGDPAAAMRYTEARLSKISGEMLQDIDKKTVDMVLNFDDTEYEPTVLPARFPNLLVNGATGISAGYATEIPPHNLSEVIDAILFLMNHPKASLEDLMDFVKGPDFPTGGIIQGLAGIKQAYETGRGRIVVRSRTKIVPLKGNKSQIEVSEIPYEVNKAQLVKKIDEIRILKKIEGIAEVRDESDRKGLSVVIELKRDVNAEGILTYLLKNTDLQITYNFNMVAIYHQRPEHVGLKMILSAYLEHQRDVITRRTKFNLQKAADRQHIVQGLIKAMSILDQVIKTIRGSKDKKDAKQNLVSQFDFTEIQAEAIVTMQLYRLTNTDVSQLEKEAADLAKSIETYQLILAEPKELDKVLRRELKAVQKAYPTSRLTEIQNEIQELKVKTEVVIPQEDVVVMISHDGYIKRTSLRSYSASEPDDNGLKDEDYPIYLAKNSTLDHLMMFTNMGHLIYRPVYEISDAKWKDTGEHISQTIGLADNERITWVYSFENLKATGKFLVATSDGYIKQTAFADYTPGRTYKTRASQFIKLKSDDASVVTVDYLPAAPTGTLVLVTQHGYGLRYDLSEVPTIGAKAVGVKSMDLRDDAIVRATIANETDLLDMITQRGSFKKMKVADIPVTSRARRGVQVLRELKSHPHRVADYVLVAADASGVALDVLTDRGKHHSILSDDHPVSARYSNGSFVVDTDTEGEPVAMQVHPIPLTV, encoded by the coding sequence ATGGCAACAGAACAGCCAAAAATTCAAGAATTAACGCTTGAAGACGTCATGGGCGACCGCTTCGGCCGTTATTCTAAGTATATTATTCAAGAGCGGGCACTTCCTGACATTCGTGATGGCTTAAAACCGGTTCAACGCCGGATTCTATACGCGATGAATCAGGATGGCAATACCTTTGATAAGGCCTTCCGTAAGTCTGCTAAGTCAGTTGGGAACGTCATGGGTAACTTTCACCCCCATGGTGATTCGTCAATTTACGAAGCGATGGTGCGTCTGAGTCAGGATTGGAAGTTACGAGAACCACTCATCGAGATGCACGGGAACAATGGGTCGATGGACGGTGACCCGGCCGCTGCCATGCGGTATACCGAAGCTCGTTTGAGTAAAATTTCGGGTGAAATGCTCCAAGACATCGATAAAAAGACCGTTGATATGGTCCTGAACTTCGATGATACCGAGTATGAACCAACCGTGTTACCAGCGCGGTTCCCGAACTTATTGGTGAACGGTGCAACTGGGATTTCAGCCGGTTATGCCACTGAAATTCCACCGCACAATCTGAGTGAAGTCATCGACGCGATTTTGTTCTTGATGAATCATCCCAAGGCGAGTCTGGAAGACTTGATGGACTTTGTGAAGGGGCCTGATTTCCCGACTGGCGGGATTATCCAAGGCTTGGCTGGTATCAAGCAAGCTTACGAAACTGGTCGTGGTCGCATCGTTGTCCGGTCGCGGACGAAAATCGTGCCACTCAAGGGTAATAAGTCCCAAATCGAAGTTTCTGAGATTCCTTATGAAGTCAACAAAGCGCAACTCGTTAAGAAAATTGACGAGATTCGCATCTTAAAGAAGATCGAAGGAATTGCTGAAGTCCGCGATGAAAGTGACCGTAAAGGCCTCTCAGTCGTGATTGAATTGAAGCGCGATGTTAACGCGGAAGGTATTTTGACTTACTTGCTCAAAAACACCGACTTGCAAATCACGTATAACTTCAACATGGTGGCTATCTATCATCAACGTCCTGAACACGTTGGACTGAAGATGATTTTATCGGCCTACTTAGAACATCAGCGCGACGTCATCACTCGTCGGACCAAGTTCAACTTGCAAAAGGCAGCTGATCGTCAGCATATCGTTCAAGGGCTGATCAAAGCGATGTCGATTCTGGATCAAGTTATCAAGACAATCCGGGGCAGCAAGGATAAAAAAGACGCCAAGCAGAACTTGGTCAGTCAATTTGATTTCACTGAAATTCAAGCTGAAGCCATCGTCACGATGCAACTATACCGCTTGACGAATACCGACGTGAGCCAGTTGGAAAAGGAAGCTGCGGACTTAGCTAAGTCGATTGAAACTTATCAATTGATTCTGGCTGAACCCAAAGAACTCGATAAGGTATTGCGGCGGGAACTAAAGGCCGTTCAAAAAGCCTATCCAACCAGTCGTTTGACCGAAATTCAAAATGAGATTCAAGAGTTGAAGGTTAAAACCGAAGTGGTCATTCCGCAAGAAGATGTCGTCGTGATGATTAGTCATGATGGCTATATCAAACGGACTAGTTTACGCTCCTATTCGGCTTCTGAACCTGATGATAATGGGCTAAAAGACGAAGATTATCCAATCTATTTGGCTAAGAATAGTACGTTAGACCATTTGATGATGTTCACGAATATGGGTCATCTAATCTATCGGCCAGTCTATGAGATTTCAGATGCCAAGTGGAAAGATACTGGCGAGCATATTTCGCAGACGATTGGGCTTGCGGACAACGAACGCATTACCTGGGTCTACAGTTTTGAAAATCTGAAAGCCACCGGTAAGTTCTTAGTTGCCACTAGTGACGGTTACATTAAACAGACGGCGTTTGCGGACTACACCCCTGGTCGGACGTATAAGACCCGCGCCAGTCAATTTATCAAACTGAAATCAGACGATGCGAGTGTCGTCACGGTCGATTATCTGCCAGCTGCACCAACTGGAACTTTAGTGCTAGTCACGCAACACGGCTATGGCTTACGTTACGATTTAAGTGAAGTGCCAACGATTGGTGCCAAAGCAGTCGGCGTTAAGTCAATGGATCTTCGCGACGATGCCATCGTACGTGCGACAATTGCCAATGAGACCGACTTGTTAGACATGATTACGCAGCGCGGTTCATTTAAGAAAATGAAGGTCGCAGATATTCCGGTCACCAGTCGTGCTCGTCGTGGGGTTCAAGTCTTACGTGAATTGAAGAGTCATCCGCACCGGGTCGCTGATTACGTCTTAGTGGCTGCCGATGCAAGTGGCGTGGCCCTCGATGTCTTGACAGACCGGGGTAAGCACCATTCGATTTTAAGCGATGATCATCCGGTCAGCGCACGGTATTCAAACGGGTCCTTCGTGGTCGATACCGATACAGAAGGGGAACCCGTTGCAATGCAAGTTCACCCAATTCCGTTAACTGTTTAG